AACATTGTGCCTCTTTTGTCTTTAGTATGGGTTTTCATATAGATATGTGCCACAGGCGAATGTGGAAACCCGACCCCAGACAGGTCGATAAAATCAAGTGCTAACGAGTAAGTCATAACTGCCTCCTACATCATATGGTATGGCTTTTATTCCTCGCTTTTTAGCACATACCAGCCTATGAATCCCACTGTAACAACAATAAGCCACTGTATGAGCAAAAACTCTATATTAACATCTGCAAAGGAACATAGTAGAGGATTAAAAATAAAGTGATACCCATAGTGATACCCATAGTGATACCCATAGTGATACCCATAATCTTTACTAACTGTATGGAAAGGAGGAAATAGAAGCATGGCGACCATAACGATCCCAACGCCAATCAAGAATTTTTTCTGTCTTTTATTCATCATCTACAACCTTTCATAAAGTGGCATAACAGAGGTTAAATTTCTATCACAAAAACCAACAAAAAGCAAAAACAGTATGAACTCTACACTTGGATTCAGAGACAAGACTTTAGATGTAACTTTACAGACCCCCTACAAAACATTGACAATCACTTTGAATTATATATATTTAAAAAGTAGGTGTCTCGTCTGTCAGATAGGGCATCTTTAAGGAGCAAAAAATTATGTTCGGCATCGGCATGCCAGAGTTGATACTGATCATCATCATCGCCCTCCTTGTGGTGGGACCCAGAAAGTTACCCGATATCGCCAGATCTCTGGGAAAAGGACTGCATGAATTTCGCAGGGCTGCTGACGATGTTAAAGACACTCTGAAAGAAGCACTTGAGGTGGATGAAGTCAAAAAAGATATGGACGAGATCAAGAACTCGCTACTTTATGCCGAAAAAGAAAACGGAAAAAATCATAATAAACCTCCTTCATCATCCGAGGGGAAAGAAAATCCTTCCCGGTCTTTTACTCCTCCCACGCAATGAGCCAAGATTCATCTCTTAACCTATGGATAAACCTAAGGAAGAAAAATTACCCCTTACCGCCCATCTCGAAGAATTGAGAAAGAGGCTTATCTTTATTCTGATTGCGGTAGGCGTCGGGTTTTGTGCATGTTATGCCATCAAAGACTGGTTGTTTACAGTCATTACAAGACCACTGGCCATGGTTCTGCCGCAAAAAAGTTTCATGGTATTTACCGGCCTGCCCGAGGCGTTCTTCATCTATATGAAGATATCTTTCTTCGCCTCTCTCGTTCTGACAAGCCCATACACCTTATACCAGATATGGAAATTCATCTCCCCTGGCCTGCACCCTGGCGAGAAGAGATACGTGTTTCCCTTTGTAATCTCCTCTTCCCTGTTGTTTATCGGTGGTGTCCTCTTTGGCTATTTTATTGTTCTGCCCCCGGCCTTTAAATTTTTTGTGTCCTTTTCTTCCGATTTCCTCAAACCCATGCTGTCCCTGAAGGAGTACCTGTCATTATCTCTAAAATTCCTCCTCGGATTTGGTCTTTCCTTTGAGCTTCCCGTTTTCATCTTTTTCATGACAAAGATCGGCCTTGTAAATGTCAGAATGCTCTCCAGAGGGCGGCGATACGCCATCCTGATTATCTTTATTATTGCCGCCATTCTGACACCATCTCCTGATGCAATCACCCAGACTTTGATGGCTGTACCCTTGATATTCCTTTACGAGTTCAGTATAATCGTGGCAAGATTTGCACAGAAGAAGCGCCCTGGAACGGAAGAGACCAGGGAAGTCAAAGAAGATTTACCATGACAAAGCAATCCTCTCAAAACTACAAAAGAAAGAAACGAAGAAATTCTCACCTCGGAACAATAGTTCTGCTGACAGGTCTATTTACTGTCCTCCTGGCGCTGGTGGGGGGCGGTTTCCTGTACTATATCCTCCTCAAGGATCTGCCAGCCATCGCCACCCTTAAAGATTACCGCCCCAGTATCGCCACCCGGGTGTATGCCGACAATAATGAACTTATTGATGAGTTCTACCTGGAAGACAGAAAGGTCATCAGGATTTCTGAACTTCCCAGGGTGGTTATTCAGGCCTTTGTAGCGGCGGAAGATGCGAGATTCTACCAACATCGAGGTGTTGATATCCTGAGCATCATGAGGGCCTTCTTCAAAAATATTGAGGCGGGGCGCATTGTCCAGGGTGGCAGTACCATCACGCAACAGGTGGCCAAATCCCTCTATCTGTCCCCGGAAAGAAACTATCTGAGAAAAATCAAAGAGGCGATCTTAGCGTACAGGATTGACAAATACCTTTCCAAAGATGAGATCCTGAACCTCTATTTGAATCACATCTACCTCGGACACGGTACCTACGGCATAGAGGCGGCATCACAGGGCTATTTTGGCAAAAGCGCCAGGTATCTGACCCTGCCTGAAGCGGCTCTCTTAGCCGGTCTCCCCAAGGCGCCCGGCAACTATTCACCCTACGCAAATTTAGACATGGCCCGGCAGAGACAGCTCTATGTCCTCAAGAGGATGATGGAAGACGGCTACATTACTGCGCAGGAAAAGGAAGAAGCCATAGGCGCCCCTGTTAAGCTACGATCCATTAAACCAAAAGAGAAGGTCGCCCCCTATTTTATTGAAAATGTCCGCCGGTACATCCTTGAAAAGTATGGCAGCGATGTACTGTACAGGGAAGGACTCGAGGTCTACACAACCCTGGACATAGCCATGCAAAAGGCAGCTCGGGATGCCGTGGAAAGGGGACTCCGGGAAATAGAAGAACGGGAAAGATACAAAAGAGGGCTGGTTCAGGGGGCGCTCCTCTTTCTGGACGCAAGGACCGGCGCCATCAGGGCCATGGTCGGGGGGAGGGATTTTAAGAGAAGTGAATTCAACCGTGCCACCCAGGCGAGGAGGCAGCCCGGATCCGCCTTCAAACCGTTTATCTATACGGCGGCCTTTGACAAGGGAATGACACCGGCAACGAAACTCATAGATTCTCCCGTCGTATTTGCAGACGCCACAGGAAAGATCTGGGAACCACAAAATTTTGATGGAGAATTCTGGGGGGCCACTACCTTGAGGACTGGCCTCGTCCACTCGAGAAACATTATCACCATAAAGCTACTCCAGGAGATTGGCGTGGACTACGCCGCCGGGTATGCCGCCAATATGGGGATTACCTCTCCTCTGGGAAGAAACCTCTCCCTCGCGCTGGGAACATCGGGCGTCACTCTTCAGGAGATGGTCAGGGGATACGGTGTCCTTGCCAACAAGGGTAAAAAATGCACGCCATTTTTCATCAAAAAAATCGTTGACCGGACGGGTCATATCTTCGAAGAAAACCAGATAAAAACCAGCCAAATACAGGTCATTGACCCCCGCATCGCCTTCATGACGACCTACGTGATGCAGGATGTAGTGGAGAGCGGAACCGGTATGCGGGTAAAAAGCATCGGTAGACCTGTGGCCGGCAAGACCGGAACAACGGACGATACGAGAGATGCCTGGTTCATCGGCTTTACCCCGTCCCTGGTAACAGGGGTATGGGTAGGTTTTGATCAGGAAAGGCCTCTCGGTAAGCAGGAAGTGGGTGGCAGGGCGGCAGCGCCTATCTGGCTGTATTTCATGGAAAAGGTCCTCAAGGACACACCGGTGGAAGTCTTCCCCATCCCAGAGGGGATCGTCTTCGTCAAGGTAGATTCGAAAACAGGCCTGCCGGCCAGATCCTCATCCCAGGGGACTATCTCTGAATGCTTCCTTGAGGGCACCACCCCTGATGATGCTACACCTGCCAGCATCAACGAAGAGCAGGGTAGGGTTTTTTAAGTACTTCTAATCTCTGATCTTCAGGGTATCCTGGAGAAATGCCTTGAATAATTTATAGTTACGGGACAGCGCCAAGGGTTCCCCCGTTCTTTTATCAATATCTCTTATACTCTGTGGTAGTTCCGGGGTGATACCGAGGAGGGTCTCGACCTCTTCAGGAAACTTGGCCGGATGAGCCGTCTCGAGAGATACACAGAGGGGAAAATCACCGAACCGTTCAAGATATACCTCAAGTCCCCTCCAACCTACCGCACCGTGCGGCTCCAGGACAACCCCATAGCGCTGATAAACCCTTCTTATCGTCTCCCTCGTTTCCTGATCGGAGATACTGACAGAAAAGATGTGCCTCTTCATGGCCTTCTGGTCGGGATAGCGGTGCACGGCGCCGTTCCGGTCAACCGTCCCCCCGTACAAATCGAAGAACCTGGCCAGGTTGCTCGGATGACCCACATTCATGGCATTGGAGAGACACGCCCGGGAAGGAGAAATTTTTTCATAGATGCCTGTCTCGAGGAACCTGGGGAATTCATCGTTTTCATTGGTCGGCATGACGAGCTTTGCGACGGGAAGCCCCATCCTTCGGGCATATTCACACCCCAAGGCATTGCCAAAGTTGCCGGAGGGAACGGAAAATATTAGCCCCTCCCCCTGGCGTGCAAGCCGGGCATAGGCATAGACGTAGTAGATTATCTGGGGAAGTATCCTGCCGAAATTGATGGAATTTGCCGAGGTCAGGTTCAGATTATCGAGAGATGGGTCGGAAAATGCTTGCTTGACGAGATTCTGGCAGTCATCGAACTGGCCCTCTATGGAAATCGCCCTGACATTACCGCCGATGGTATCTAACTGCTTCTTCTGTCTTCCGCTTATCTCCCCCTGGGGATAGAGTATATAGACATCCACCCCTTCGACATCACGAAATGCTTCTCCCACGGCGCTTCCCGTATCACCGGAGGTCGCCACGAGGACATTGAGCCGTTTCCCCCGCTCACGAAAATGGCTCATCAAACGGGCCATCATGCGGGCGGCAAAGTCCTTGAAGGAGGCTGTCGGCCCCTGATCGAGCCTCATGATATACTTCCCCTCTTCAACACATTCGAGGGGGACCTCAAAATTATATGCATCCTCCACGATCCTCTTCAGGATACCGTAAGGGACTTCATCCTGCAGAAAGGTCGCCGCCACGAGCATCGCCACTCCAGTATAGGGCGCCCCTTTCAGGGCATTTATCTCTTCCGGAGATACCGCGGGAATGGGATCAGGCATAAAAAGCCCCTCATCGGGGGCTTGACCCTGAAGGAGGGCATCCCGGAAGGAAACATATTCCTTAAAGGGAGCAAGTCCCGGGATCCCGTCCAGATTTCTGTTTGTACTGAAATAACCTATTTTTGCCGTCATAATGGAATATTTACCGAATTGTAAGCGTTCAGAGCTGTCAGCGATCAGTAATCCCTGGTACCCTTTTTGTTTTTGCTGAAAACTGACGGCTGATAGCTGAACGCTTATAATTTATAACCTCTCACAAAATTAAGAAACAAACAATGATGGCGCATCAAACTGAATTGCCGGCGATGGATCAGATAGAAACACCTCTCAACCCGGCAACCCTCAATCGGTACTTCCACCACAACCCCCTGTCTCAATTCCCGTCCCACGGCATGGATCGAAAGGGCGGAAACACCAAGCCCGGCGATAATGGCCTCTTTCACCGCTTCAGAACTTCCCATTCCACCAACAATATTAAACTGTGCGAGGCTCATACCTGTATTTTCTTTAAGGTATGTCTCGAGTACTTCCCGTGTTGCCGAGCCCTTCTCCCGGAGAACAAAGGGCTCTCTGGAAAGTTCATCTAGGGTCACGGGACCTTTACCGGCCCACCGATGACCTCCGGGCACGGCCAGAATAAGCCTGTCTTCCCATAGAGGTTCCACATGCAATTTCCGATGCAACGGCTTTTTGCCGATGAAACCGATCTCTGCCTGATTATTCAGGATTATCTCTACGGTTTCTTCAGAGTCGGCAGCCTGGACATTAACCCTGATTGCCGGATAGATTTTTTTAAAATCACTCAAGACGTAAGGGAGGATATAAGTGGCCGGAATCGTACTGGCACCGATATAGATG
This portion of the Syntrophales bacterium genome encodes:
- a CDS encoding selenium metabolism-associated LysR family transcriptional regulator yields the protein MSYDVFKNITIHQMESLVQLIAEGSFSRAAKKLFLTQPALTKHIKNMEDSLGIRLVNRGNGGVSLTPEGKILYDYARRIIKLREEAKEKILQIRENESGSIYIGASTIPATYILPYVLSDFKKIYPAIRVNVQAADSEETVEIILNNQAEIGFIGKKPLHRKLHVEPLWEDRLILAVPGGHRWAGKGPVTLDELSREPFVLREKGSATREVLETYLKENTGMSLAQFNIVGGMGSSEAVKEAIIAGLGVSALSIHAVGRELRQGVVVEVPIEGCRVERCFYLIHRRQFSLMRHHCLFLNFVRGYKL
- the tatC gene encoding twin-arginine translocase subunit TatC; amino-acid sequence: MDKPKEEKLPLTAHLEELRKRLIFILIAVGVGFCACYAIKDWLFTVITRPLAMVLPQKSFMVFTGLPEAFFIYMKISFFASLVLTSPYTLYQIWKFISPGLHPGEKRYVFPFVISSSLLFIGGVLFGYFIVLPPAFKFFVSFSSDFLKPMLSLKEYLSLSLKFLLGFGLSFELPVFIFFMTKIGLVNVRMLSRGRRYAILIIFIIAAILTPSPDAITQTLMAVPLIFLYEFSIIVARFAQKKRPGTEETREVKEDLP
- the tatB gene encoding Sec-independent protein translocase protein TatB, which produces MFGIGMPELILIIIIALLVVGPRKLPDIARSLGKGLHEFRRAADDVKDTLKEALEVDEVKKDMDEIKNSLLYAEKENGKNHNKPPSSSEGKENPSRSFTPPTQ
- a CDS encoding PBP1A family penicillin-binding protein — translated: MTKQSSQNYKRKKRRNSHLGTIVLLTGLFTVLLALVGGGFLYYILLKDLPAIATLKDYRPSIATRVYADNNELIDEFYLEDRKVIRISELPRVVIQAFVAAEDARFYQHRGVDILSIMRAFFKNIEAGRIVQGGSTITQQVAKSLYLSPERNYLRKIKEAILAYRIDKYLSKDEILNLYLNHIYLGHGTYGIEAASQGYFGKSARYLTLPEAALLAGLPKAPGNYSPYANLDMARQRQLYVLKRMMEDGYITAQEKEEAIGAPVKLRSIKPKEKVAPYFIENVRRYILEKYGSDVLYREGLEVYTTLDIAMQKAARDAVERGLREIEERERYKRGLVQGALLFLDARTGAIRAMVGGRDFKRSEFNRATQARRQPGSAFKPFIYTAAFDKGMTPATKLIDSPVVFADATGKIWEPQNFDGEFWGATTLRTGLVHSRNIITIKLLQEIGVDYAAGYAANMGITSPLGRNLSLALGTSGVTLQEMVRGYGVLANKGKKCTPFFIKKIVDRTGHIFEENQIKTSQIQVIDPRIAFMTTYVMQDVVESGTGMRVKSIGRPVAGKTGTTDDTRDAWFIGFTPSLVTGVWVGFDQERPLGKQEVGGRAAAPIWLYFMEKVLKDTPVEVFPIPEGIVFVKVDSKTGLPARSSSQGTISECFLEGTTPDDATPASINEEQGRVF
- the thrC gene encoding threonine synthase, which produces MTAKIGYFSTNRNLDGIPGLAPFKEYVSFRDALLQGQAPDEGLFMPDPIPAVSPEEINALKGAPYTGVAMLVAATFLQDEVPYGILKRIVEDAYNFEVPLECVEEGKYIMRLDQGPTASFKDFAARMMARLMSHFRERGKRLNVLVATSGDTGSAVGEAFRDVEGVDVYILYPQGEISGRQKKQLDTIGGNVRAISIEGQFDDCQNLVKQAFSDPSLDNLNLTSANSINFGRILPQIIYYVYAYARLARQGEGLIFSVPSGNFGNALGCEYARRMGLPVAKLVMPTNENDEFPRFLETGIYEKISPSRACLSNAMNVGHPSNLARFFDLYGGTVDRNGAVHRYPDQKAMKRHIFSVSISDQETRETIRRVYQRYGVVLEPHGAVGWRGLEVYLERFGDFPLCVSLETAHPAKFPEEVETLLGITPELPQSIRDIDKRTGEPLALSRNYKLFKAFLQDTLKIRD